Proteins encoded within one genomic window of Brassica rapa cultivar Chiifu-401-42 chromosome A09, CAAS_Brap_v3.01, whole genome shotgun sequence:
- the LOC103837798 gene encoding calcium-dependent protein kinase 6: MGNSCRGSFKDKTYEGNNNNLPEENSITITHVSSVHSPTTEQDFPKEDNNNNNNNKSPVLVLPVKEPFMRRNMDNQAYYVLGHKTPNIRDLYTLSRKLGQGQFGTTYLCTEVATGVDYACKSISKRKLISKEDVEDVRREIQIMHHLAGHKNIVTIKGAYEDPLYVHIVMEVCAGGELFDRIIQRGHYTERKAAELTKIVVGVVEACHSLGVMHRDLKPENFLLVNKDDDFSLKAIDFGLSVFFKPGQIFKDVVGSPYYVAPEVLLKHYGPEADVWTAGVILYILLSGVPPFWAETQQGIFDAVLKGDIDFESDPWPVISDSAKDLIRKMLCSNPSERLTAHEVMRHPWICENGVAPDRALDPAVLSRLKQFSAMNKLKKMALKVIAESLSEEEIAGLRAMFEAMDTDNSGAITFDELKAGLRRYGSTLKDTEIQDLMEAADVDNSGTIDYSEFIAATIHLNKLDREEHLVSAFQYFDKDGSGYITIDELQQSCVEHGMTDVFLEDVIKEVDQDNDGRIDYGEFVAMMQKGNAGIGRRTMRNSLNISMRDA; the protein is encoded by the exons ATGGGCAATTCATGCCGTGGTTCTTTCAAGGACAAAACCTACGAGGGCAATAACAACAACCTGCCCGAGGAAAATTCCATCACCATCACCCACGTTTCCTCCGTTCATTCTCCCACAACAGAACAAGACTTCCCTAAagaagacaacaacaacaacaacaacaacaagagccCTGTTCTTGTGCTTCCCGTGAAAGAACCTTTTATGCGACGTAACATGGACAACCAAGCTTACTACGTTCTCGGTCACAAGACTCCTAACATCCGTGATCTTTACACCTTGAGCCGTAAGTTAGGACAAGGACAGTTCGGGACCACGTATCTCTGCACCGAGGTCGCAACGGGTGTTGACTATGCTTGCAAGTCTATATCCAAGAGGAAGTTGATATCTAAGGAAGATGTTGAGGATGTTAGGAGGGAGATTCAGATAATGCACCATTTGGCTGGTCACAAGAACATTGTTACGATAAAAGGAGCTTATGAGGACCCTTTGTATGTTCACATTGTGATGGAGGTTTGTGCTGGTGGTGAATTGTTTGATAGGATTATTCAGAGAGGTCATTACACCGAGAGGAAAGCTGCTGAGTTGACCAAGATCGTTGTCGGTGTTGTTGAGGCGTGTCATTCGCTTGGTGTCATGCATAGAGACTTGAAGCCTGAGAATTTCTTGTTGGTTAATAAGGATGATGATTTCTCTCTTAAGGCCATTGATTTTGGTCTCTCTGTTTTCTTCAAACCAG GCCAAATATTTAAGGATGTTGTTGGAAGTCCATACTATGTTGCTCCTGAGGTTCTTCTTAAACATTATGGTCCTGAagctgatgtgtggactgctggTGTTATACTCTATATTCTACTAAGTGGTGTCCCTCCTTTTTGGGCAG AAACACAACAAGGAATATTTGATGCTGTCTTGAAAGGAGATATAGACTTTGAGTCAGATCCGTGGCCTGTGATATCCGACAGTGCTAAAGATCTGATCAGGAAGATGTTATGCTCTAATCCCTCTGAACGCTTGACAGCTCATGAAGTCATGC GTCATCCATGGATCTGTGAGAATGGAGTTGCACCAGACAGAGCTCTTGATCCGGCTGTTTTGTCTCGTCTCAAACAGTTTTCTGCAATGAATAAATTAAAGAAGATGGCTTTAAAG GTGATAGCTGAGAGCCTTTCAGAAGAAGAGATTGCGGGTTTAAGAGCAATGTTTGAGGCAATGGATACTGATAACAGCGGTGCAATCACTTTTGATGAACTTAAAGCTGGTCTGAGAAGATATGGCTCTACTTTGAAAGACACTGAGATCCAAGATCTTATGGAAGCG GCTGATGTGGATAACAGCGGTACAATAGATTACAGTGAGTTCATTGCAGCGACCATCCATCTGAATAAGCTAGACAGAGAAGAGCATCTTGTCTCTGCGTTTCAGTACTTTGATAAAGATGGAAGTGGTTACATCACCATTGATGAGCTGCAACAATCTTGCGTGGAACACGGGATGACTGATGTTTTTCTTGAAGATGTAATCAAAGAAGTTGATCAAGACAAT gaTGGACGGATTGACTATGGAGAATTTGTTGCAATGATGCAAAAGGGGAATGCTGGTATCGGGAGACGAACAATGAGAAATAGCCTGAACATCAGCATGAGAGATGCTTAG
- the LOC103837795 gene encoding probable serine/threonine-protein kinase PIX13 yields MGLCWSSSPSKSPSTTTTTPASTGNISSGPFKSTTTGTSRSTISNFSGFSAASGEDAYPEGQILPNPNLRIFSLAELRASTRNFKSENVLGEGGFGKVFKGWLEEKGPGSHSSTGTVIAVKKLNSESFQGFEEWQCEVNFLGRISHPNLVKLLGYCLEGDDLLLVYEYMQKGSLENHLFRKGSVVQPLSWEIRLTIAIGAAKGLAFLHASEKQVIYRDFKASNILLDASYNAKLSDFGLAKLGPSASQSHITTRVMGTQGYAAPEYVATGHLYVKSDNYGFGVVLAEILTGLRAVDPLRPTGQQNLTDWIKPHLSERRKLRRIMDPRLEGKYPFKSAFRVAQLALKCLEPEQKNRPSMKEVVESLELVLAANEKPLERRTARDSPSVGHQQSHYRREHLTSFQPRQTVARAH; encoded by the exons ATGGGGCTCTGCTGGTCTTCTTCTCCATCTAAATCtccttcaacaacaacaacaacacctgCCTCTACTGGTAATATCAGTTCAG GTCCGTTTAAGTCAACGACTACGGGAACATCAAGAAGTACCATATCTAACTTTAGTGGGTTCTCTGCTGCAAGTGGAGAAGATGCTTACCCTGAAGGTCAGATACTTCCCAATCCGAACTTGAGGATCTTCAGCCTCGCAGAGCTTAGAGCTTCAACGAGGAACTTCAAGTCTGAGAATGTTCTCGGAGAGGGAGGGTTTGGGAAAGTCTTCAAAGGCTGGCTTGAAGAGAAAGGCCCCGGGAGTCACAGCAGTACTGGTACCGTGATTGCCGTCAAGAAACTCAACTCTGAAAGCTTCCAAGGATTTGAGGAATGGCAA TGTGAGGTGAATTTTCTTGGGAGGATTTCTCATCCGAACCTCGTGAAGCTGTTGGGGTACTGCTTGGAAGGCGACGACTTGCTTCTAGTGTATGAGTATATGCAGAAAGGAAGCTTAGAGAATCATCTCTTCAGAA AGGGTTCTGTTGTTCAGCCGCTCTCATGGGAGATAAGGCTTACGATCGCAATAGGAGCAGCTAAAGGCTTAGCGTTTCTACACGCTTCAGAGAAGCAAGTAATTTATAGAGACTTCAAAGCTTCAAACATTCTACTTGATGCT TCATATAACGCCAAGCTGTCAGATTTTGGATTGGCCAAGTTAGGTCCTTCGGCGAGTCAATCTCACATCACAACACGAGTAATGGGTACACAAGGTTATGCAGCTCCAGAGTATGTTGCTACAG GTCATTTGTATGTAAAGAGCGATAACTACGGGTTTGGTGTCGTTTTAGCTGAGATCTTGACTGGTTTACGTGCGGTTGATCCTCTCCGTCCTACGGGACAACAGAATCTAACTGACTGGATCAAGCCTCACCTGTCTGAAAGAAGAAAGCTGAGGAGAATAATGGACCCTCGTCTAGAAGGAAAGTACCCTTTCAAATCTGCTTTCCGAGTGGCTCAACTGGCTCTGAAATGCCTTGAACCGGAACAAAAGAACCGTCCATCGATGAAAGAAGTGGTGGAATCGCTCGAACTCGTACTAGCTGCCAATGAGAAACCGTTGGAACGAAGGACCGCTAGAGATTCCCCAAGTGTCGGTCACCAACAAAGCCATTACCGCAGAGAACATCTGACGTCTTTTCAACCGAGGCAAACCGTGGCTCGAGCTCACTAG
- the LOC103837796 gene encoding uncharacterized protein C1604.06c: MASILAKKQKKKENYTLKDLKSLGSDLLSSRAHINNLPLLLSFISPDSPPQFVVESLLSLQSFFTPLLPQLPSSSSSPASSTKRPRSDEQDDDDSSNEVDGDPEVIFKAWLRSKFDEFVKVLLDVLVSQQSEDALRDIVLGTLMEFVKLLNAGRFHSSIYNRILNAIIRSAVDVDMFLDILDSKYFKYIDVRYFTYISMEKFVKTLEASAVSADKTVIENSEDENESKDSLELSIRKIYQVLSRIPPPHKQAEKSDHEMWSGSDESSSSEKPKDKKKKSKKDQDSNLLSPTTIAKRMKLKFTKAWISFLRLPLPLDVYKEVLASIHQTVIPHLSNPAMLCDFLTKSYDIGGVVSVMALSSLFILMTEHGLEYPNFYEKLYALLVPSVFVAKHRARFLQLLDACLRSSLLPAYLAASFAKKLSRLSLSVPPSGSLVITALIYNLLRRHPTINHLVHQEPVDNANEANSEAEEDNESSRPKTNKKLGMDYFNNQETDLKKTGAMRSSLWEIDTLRHHYCPPVSRFVSSLETDLTIRAKTTEMKIEDFSSGSYATIFGDEIRRRVKQVPLAFYKAVPTSLFEDSDFPGWTFTIPQEEGKC, translated from the exons ATGGCGTCAATCCTCgcgaagaagcagaagaagaaagaaaactaCACCTTGAAAGACCTCAAGTCACTAGGCTCCGACCTACTCTCATCCCGAGCTCACATCAACAACCTCCCTCTCCTCCTCTCCTTCATCTCGCCGGACTCTCCGCCGCAGTTCGTGGTGGAATCCCTCCTCTCCCTCCAGTCCTTCTTCACTCCTCTTCTCCCTCAGCTTCCCTCGTCCTCTTCCTCGCCTGCTTCTTCGACGAAACGCCCTCGTTCCGATGAACAAGACGACGACGATTCGTCAAATGAAGTCGATGGTGACCCTGAAGTCATCTTCAAAGCTTGGCTGAGATCGAAGTTCGACGAGTTCGTGAAGGTTCTGCTCGATGTTCTTGTCTCTCAACAGTCAGAAGATGCTCTAAGG GATATTGTTTTGGGAACGTTAATGGAGTTTGTAAAGCTTCTGAATGCTGGAAGATTTCACTCTTCCATCTACAATAGGATACTTAATGCTATT ATTCGTTCTGCGGTTGATGTTGATATGTTCTTGGATATACTTGACTCAAAGTACTTCAAGTACATCGATGTCCG CTATTTTACATACATCAGCATGGAAAAGTTTGTCAAAACTCTGGAAGCCTCAGCTGTTTCTG CTGACAAAACAGTGATAGAAAATAGTGAGGATGAGAATGAATCGAAAGACAG cCTGGAACTCTCTATTCGCAAGATCTATCAAGTTCTATCTCGAATTCCACCACCTCATAAACAAGCTGAAAAGTCTGACCATGAGATGTGGAGTGGTTCAG ATGAAAGTAGTAGTAGTGAGAAAccgaaagataaaaagaaaaagagcaaGAAGGATCAAGACAGCAAT CTTCTTTCTCCGACTACAATTGCCAAGAGGATGAAGCTGAAGTTCACTAAAGCATGGATCTCTTTTCTCAGACTGCCTCTTCCCCTTGACGTTTACAAGGAG GTTCTTGCTAGTATTCACCAGACAGTCATTCCCCATCTGTCTAATCCTGCAATGCTATG CGACTTCCTAACAAAGTCTTATGATATCGGAGGAGTTGTCAGTGTGATGGCTCTAAGCAGCCTCTTCATCCTCATGACCGAGCATGGTCTAGAATATCCAAACTTTTATGAAAAGCTCTATGCGTTGCTGGTTCCTTCGGTCTTTGTTGCCAAGCACCGTGCAAGATTTCTTCAG CTTCTTGACGCTTGCCTTAGGTCATCACTGCTTCCAGCATATCTGGCAGCTTCATTCGCAAAGAAACTTAGCAGATTGTCACTCTCTGTTCCTCCCTCGGGATCGCTTGTCATAACGGCTTTGATCTACAACCTGTTGCGTAGACATCCTACAATCAACCATCTTGTTCATCAG GAACCCGTTGACAACGCCAATGAAGCCAATTCAGAGGCTGAGGAAGACAATGAGAGCAGCAGACCAAAGACTAACAAAAAGCTTGGTATGGACTATTTCAACAACCAGGAAACTGATCTCAAGAAAACTGGTGCCATGA GAAGTTCCCTTTGGGAGATTGACACATTGCGCCACCATTACTGCCCACCTGTTTCGAG GTTTGTTTCATCGCTGGAAACTGATCTAACAATCAGAGCGAAAACCACTGAAATGAAAATAGAAGATTTCAGCTCTGGTTCATATGCCACCATCTTCGGAGACGAG ATTCGAAGAAGGGTGAAACAAGTTCCATTAGCCTTCTACAAAGCAGTTCCAACATCTCTGTTTGAGGATTCTGATTTTCCAGGGTGGACATTTACCATTCCTCAAGAGGAGGGCAAATGCTGA
- the LOC103837799 gene encoding F-box protein At3g17710-like: MAQTLKQLPWELEENILSRLPPPSLVRLRTVCQRWNALFNDKSFVNDHFSRSRPGFLFLGSPKTIPCLWNPWLSQFKVIKKDGAQFNCCGLGYEIIDRTNKVYKILGYFDPDPEEEYTRVAVYECASHVFKHIDLPENKWFMSEGVRDTVSLKGNLYWFSLYAETDEYFIRSFDFSVATFKPFCLLPCQKDDDNRDELLLQVFKEDRFSLLKQNYLTRKIEIWVTNTIYKEEVVWTKMMNLPTTNFPRLFEQFYGKSYFIYDKTLFVCCCENSTSVPCIYIVREDLCKQIHIDSGIFQCCHCVYTPSLFPVP; encoded by the exons ATGGCTCAGACGCTGAAGCAGCTTCCGTGGGAACTGGAGGAAAATATACTCTCTCGTCTTCCACCTCCATCTCTCGTTCGACTCAGAACTGTATGTCAAAGATGGAACGCTCTTTTCAACGACAAGAGTTTCGTCAACGACCACTTCTCTCGCTCTCGTCCCGGATTCCTCTTCCTCGGCAGTCCCAAAACTATTCCAT GTCTCTGGAATCCGTGGTTGAGCCAGTTTAAAGTGATCAAGAAGGACGGTGCACAGTTTAATTGTTGCGGCTTAGGATACGAGATTATTGATAGAACCAATAAAGTTTACAAGATTTTGGGTTACTTTGATCCTGACCCTGAGGAAGAGTACACGAGAGTTGCTGTCTACGAGTGTGCGTCTCACGTGTTTAAACATATAGACTTGCCTGAAAATAAGTGGTTCATGTCTGAAGGTGTACGAGATACTGTGTCCTTGAAGGGAAATCTCTACTGGTTTTCTCTTTATGCCGAGACTGATGAGTACTTCATCCGAAGCTTTGATTTCTCTGTTGCTACTTTCAAACCTTTTTGTCTCCTTCCGTGTCAGAAGGACGACGATAATCGTGATGAACTTCTTCTCCAGGTTTTTAAGGAAGATCGTTTTTCGTTGTTAAAGCAAAATTACTTAACAAGGAAGATTGAGATTTGGGTAACGAATACGATATATAAAGAGGAAGTGGTGTGGACAAAAATGATGAATTTGCCAACAACTAACTTTCCGAGGCTGTTTGAACAGTTTTATGGCAAGAGTTACTTCATCTATGATAAGACTCTGTTTGTATGTTGTTGCGAAAATTCTACTTCTGTGCCTTGCATCTACATTGTCAGGGAAGATCTGTGTAAGCAGATTCATATAGATTCTGGGATTTTCCAGTGTTGTCACTGTGTTTACACTCCCAGTTTGTTCCCGGTTCCTTAA
- the LOC103837797 gene encoding homoserine kinase — MATLCFQSPTKPISYFHPKSKPSPPLSTKVSLFRCRASLQTLVAVEPEPVFTSVKTFAPATVANLGPGFDFLGCAVDGLGDHVTLRVDPSVRAGEVLISEITGTTTKLTTNPLRNCAGIAAIATMKMLGIRSVGLSLDLHKGLPLGSGLGSSAASAAAAAVAVNEIFGRKLGKGELVLAGLESEAKVSGYHADNIAPAIMGGFVLIRSYEPLDLKPLRFPEDKELFFVLVSPEFEAPTKKMRAALPTEIPMVHHVWNSSQAAALVAAVLEGDAAMLGKALSSDKVVEPTRAPLIPGMEAVKKAALEGGAFGCTISGAGPTAVAVVDAAEKGEEVGERMVEAFMRGGNLKAVACVKKLDKIGARLVSSISR, encoded by the coding sequence ATGGCGACTCTCTGCTTCCAATCTCCCACCAAACCCATCTCCTACTTCCACCCCAAATCCAAACCCTCTCCGCCCCTTTCCACCAAAGTCTCCCTCTTTCGATGCAGAGCCTCCCTACAAACCCTCGTCGCCGTCGAACCGGAGCCCGTCTTCACCTCCGTCAAAACATTCGCCCCCGCCACCGTCGCTAACTTAGGACCCGGCTTCGACTTCCTAGGCTGCGCCGTCGACGGCCTCGGCGACCACGTCACTCTCCGCGTCGACCCCTCCGTCCGCGCCGGCGAGGTTTTAATCTCCGAGATCACCGGAACCACGACCAAGCTCACCACGAACCCTCTCCGGAACTGCGCCGGCATCGCCGCCATCGCGACGATGAAGATGCTCGGGATCAGATCGGTCGGGCTGTCGCTGGACTTGCACAAGGGTCTCCCTTTAGGTAGCGGTTTGGGCTCGAGCGCGGCGAGCGCCGCCGCGGCGGCCGTGGCGGTTAACGAGATCTTCGGCCGGAAGCTAGGGAAGGGAGAGTTGGTTTTAGCCGGTTTGGAGTCGGAAGCGAAAGTCTCCGGTTATCACGCCGACAACATCGCGCCGGCGATCATGGGCGGTTTCGTTCTGATAAGGAGCTACGAGCCGCTTGATCTGAAGCCGTTGAGGTTCCCGGAGGATAAAGAGCTCTTCTTTGTCCTGGTGAGCCCCGAGTTCGAGGCTCCGACCAAGAAGATGAGAGCCGCGTTGCCTACCGAGATTCCCATGGTGCACCACGTCTGGAACAGCAGCCAGGCGGCGGCTTTGGTCGCGGCGGTGCTGGAAGGGGACGCGGCGATGCTCGGGAAGGCTTTGTCGTCGGATAAAGTCGTGGAGCCGACGAGGGCTCCGTTGATTCCCGGGATGGAGGCTGTGAAGAAGGCGGCTTTGGAAGGTGGGGCGTTTGGATGTACGATCAGTGGGGCTGGACCGACGGCGGTGGCCGTGGTTGATGCGGCGGAGAAAGGGGAGGAGGTTGGTGAGAGGATGGTGGAGGCGTTTATGAGAGGTGGGAACTTGAAAGCTGTTGCTTGTGTGaagaagcttgataagattggTGCTAGGCTTGTCAGTAGCATCTCCAGGTGA
- the LOC103837800 gene encoding uncharacterized protein LOC103837800, translating into MQMGSEEAKDPWKGEEWGNENQTKKKKKKPSSGVTRARKQIPRGLEEKYEAYFLPRKPWPKALAFYGSFVLGGIGAGMLIESWINNKVKEDGGVIWEFDK; encoded by the exons ATGCAGATGGGAAGTGAAGAGGCGAAGGATCCATGGAAAGGAGAAGAATGGGGGAATGAGAAtcaaacgaagaagaagaagaagaagccaagctCTGGAGTGACGAGAGCAAGAAAACAGATCCCGAGGGGACTTGAGGAGAAGTACGAAGCTTACTTCCTCCCTAGGAAGCCTTGGCCTAAGGCTCTTGCCTTCTATGGAAGCTTTGTCCTCGGTGGGATTGGTGCTGGTATGCTTATCGAGTCTTGGATCAACAACAAAGTCAAAG AGGATGGAGGAGTGATATGGGAGTTTGACAAGTGA